The following are encoded together in the Triticum dicoccoides isolate Atlit2015 ecotype Zavitan chromosome 6B, WEW_v2.0, whole genome shotgun sequence genome:
- the LOC119323598 gene encoding transmembrane emp24 domain-containing protein p24delta3-like, which yields MPAPAALALAASLLLAAASICAEAVWLDMPQTGTKCVSEEIQANVVVLADYALMYESHPSAHPTIAVKVTSPYGYTLHESGNVTVGQFAFTTSEAGNFLACFWIDSAEKGSGVSVNLDWKTGIATKDWDAIAKKEKIEGVELELRKLEVAVQSIHQNMVYLKAREAEMREVSEKTNGRVAWFSIMSLGVCVVVSVLQLWHLQGYFRKKKLI from the exons ATGCCCGCGCCGGCGGCGCTAGCCCTCGCGGCGTCCCTGCTGCTCGCCGCCGCGTCCATCTGCGCGGAGGCCGTGTGGCTCGACATGCCGCAGACCGGGACCAAGTGCGTGTCGGAGGAGATCCAGGCCAACGTGGTGGTGCTCGCCGACTACGCCCTCATGTACGAGTCCCACCCCTCCGCCCACCCCACCATCGCCGTCAAG GTTACTTCACCATATGGGTACACCTTACATGAAAGTGGAAATGTTACAGTTGGTCAATTTGCATTCACAACCTCAGAAGCTGGAAACTTCCTTGCTTGCTTCTGGATAGATAGTGCAGAGAAAGGATCAGGAGTGTCTGTAAATCTTGATTGGAAAACTGGAATTGCAACAAAGGATTGGGATGCTATTGCTAAGAAGGAAAAAATAGAG GGCGTAGAACTAGAGCTTAGGAAGCTTGAAGTGGCTGTACAGTCGATCCATCAGAACATGGTATACCTCAAAGCAAG GGAAGCGGAGATGAGGGAGGTGAGCGAGAAAACAAACGGCAGGGTTGCTTGGTTCAGCATCATGTCGCTGGGTGTCTGCGTTGTGGTGTCAGTTTTGCAGTTGTGGCACCTTCAAGGGTACTTCAGGAAAAAGAAGCTCATCTAG